One genomic region from Bubalus bubalis isolate 160015118507 breed Murrah chromosome 24, NDDB_SH_1, whole genome shotgun sequence encodes:
- the THOC6 gene encoding THO complex subunit 6 homolog isoform X1: MERAAQQAVPLGQMEVFQALQRLHMTIFSQSVSPCGKFLAAGNNYGQIAIFSLSAALSSEAKEESKKPMVTFQAHDGPVYSMVSTDRHLLSAGDGEVKAWLWAEILKKGCKELWRRQPPYRTSLEVPEINALLLVPKENLLILAGGDCQLHAMDLETGTFMWALPGHTDYIHCLALRERSPEVLSGGEDGAVRLWDLRTAKEVQTIEVYKHEECSRPHNGRWIGCLATDSDWMVCGGGPALTLWHLRSSTPTTVFPMRAPQKHVTFYQDLILSAGQGRCVNQWQLSGELKAQVPGSSPGLLSLSLNQQPAAPECKVLTAAGNSCRVDVFTNLGYRAFSLSF, translated from the exons ATGGAGCGAGCGGCGCAGCAAGCGGTGCCTCTGGGTCAG ATGGAAGTGTTTCAGGCCTTGCAGCGGCTGCACATGACCATATTCTCCCAGAGCGTCTCACCTTGTGGGAAGTTCCTGGCAGCTGGCAACAATTATGGACAGATAGCTATCTTTAG CTTGTCTGCTGCTTTGAGCTCCGAGGCCAAAGAGGAAAGTAAGAAGCCTATGGTGACCTTCCAAG CTCATGACGGGCCAGTCTACAGCATGGTCTCCACCGATCGACATCTGCTGAgtgctggggatggggaggtgaAGGCCTGGCTTTGGGCGGAGATCCTTAAGAAG GGCTGTAAGGAGCTGTGGCGTCGTCAGCCCCCATACAG GACCAGCCTGGAAGTACCTGAGATCAATGCTCTGCTTCTTGTGCCCAAG GAGAATTTGCTCATCCTGGCGGGGGGCGACTGCCAGCTGCATGCGATGGACCTTGAGACAGGGACCTTCATG TGGGCCCTCCCGGGCCACACGGACTACATCCACTGCTTGGCACTGCGGGAGCGGAGCCCCGAGGTGCTGTCGGGCGGCGAGGATGGGGCCGTGCGGCTTTGGG ACCTGCGCACAGCCAAGGAGGTCCAGACAATCGAGGTCTACAAGCACGAG GAGTGCTCGAGGCCCCACAATGGGCGCTGGATTGGATGTTTGGCAACTGACTCGGACTGGATG GTCTGCGGAGGAGGCCCAGCACTCACCCTCTGGCACCTCCGATCCTCCACACCCACCACCGTCTTCCCCATGCGGGCGCCACAGAAGCACGTCACCTTCTACCAGGACCTG ATTCTATCAGCTGGACAGGGCCGCTGTGTCAACCAGTGGCAGCTGAGTGGGGAGCTCAAGGCCCAAGTGCCTGGCTCCTCCCCGGGACTGCTAAGCCTCAGCCTCAACCAGCAACCAGCAGCCCCTGAGTGCAAG GTCCTGACAGCTGCGGGCAACAGCTGCAGAGTGGACGTCTTCACTAATCTGGGCTACCGAgctttctctctgtccttctgA
- the HCFC1R1 gene encoding host cell factor C1 regulator 1 isoform X1 has product MILQQPLERGPQGRAQRDPRAASGASGGLDASSPLRGAVPMSTKRRLEEEHLPASPSLPREPLRKQFLSEENMATHFSRLSLHNDHPYCSPPRAFPPALPPLRSPCSELLLWRYPGNLIPEALRLLRLGDTPTPHYPASPAGDMMEL; this is encoded by the exons ATGATCCTGCAGCAACCCCTGGAGCGAGGCCCCCAGGGTCGGGCCCAGCGCGACCCGCGGGCCGCCTCGGGGGCTTCTGGAGGCCTGGACGcgag CTCCCCTCTCCGAGGAGCTGTGCCCATGAGCACCAAGCGGCGCCTGGAGGAGGAGCA CCTTCCTGCCTCCCCGTCTCTCCCCAGGGAGCCCCTGCGCAAGCAGTTCCTGTCCGAGGAGAACATGGCCACCCACTTCTCTCGACTCAGCCTGCACAATGACCACCCTTACTGCAGCCCCCCCAGGGCAttccccccagctctgcccccacTCAG aagcCCTTGCTCTGAGCTGCTTCTCTGGCGCTACCCTGGGAACCTGATCCCTGAGGCTCTCCGGCTGCTGAGGCTGGGGGACACTCCCACCCCCCACTACCCTGCATCCCCAGCTGGGGACATGATGGAGCTCTGA
- the CLDN9 gene encoding claudin-9 — MASTGLELLGMTLAVLGWLGTLVSCALPLWKVTAFIGNSIVVAQVVWEGLWMSCVVQSTGQMQCKVYDSLLALPQDLQAARALCIIALLLALLGVLVAITGAQCTTCVEDEGAKARIVLTAGVLLLLAGILVLIPVCWTAHAIIQDFYNPLVAEALKRELGASLYLGWAASALLLLGGGLLCCTCPPPQIERPRGPRLGYSIPSRSGASGLDKRDYV; from the coding sequence ATGGCTTCCACTGGCCTTGAACTCCTGGGTATGACCCTGGCTGTGCTGGGCTGGCTGGGGACCCTGGTGTCCTGCGCCCTGCCCCTGTGGAAGGTGACTGCCTTCATCGGCAACAGCATCGTGGTGGCCCAGGTGGTGTGGGAGGGGCTGTGGATGTCCTGCGTGGTGCAGAGCACGGGCCAGATGCAGTGCAAGGTGTACGACTCGCTGCTGGCGCTGCCGCAGGACCTGCAGGCCGCCCGGGCCCTCTGCATCATCGCCCTCCTGCTGGCCCTGCTCGGAGTGCTCGTGGCCATCACGGGCGCCCAGTGCACCACCTGCGTGGAGGACGAAGGAGCCAAGGCCCGCATCGTGCTCACCGCGGgagtcctcctcctccttgcGGGCATCCTGGTGCTCATCCCGGTGTGCTGGACGGCTCACGCCATCATCCAGGACTTCTACAACCCCCTGGTGGCAGAGGCCCTCAAGCGGGAGCTGGGAGCCTCCCTCTACCTGGGCTGGGCCGCGTCCGCCCTTCTTCTGCTGGGAGGGGGGCTACTGTGTTGCACGTGCCCCCCGCCTCAGATCGAGCGGCCCCGGGGACCGAGGCTGGGCTACTCTATCCCCTCCCGCTCGGGGGCATCTGGGCTGGACAAGAGGGACTACGTGTGA
- the CLDN6 gene encoding claudin-6, producing the protein MASAGLQILGIILTLFGWVNALVSCTLPLWKVTAFIGNSIVVAQVVWEGLWMSCVVQSTGQMQCKVYDSLLALPQDLQAARALCVITLLVALLGLLVYLAGAKCTTCVEDKDSKARLVLTSGIIFVISGVLTLIPVCWTAHTIIQDFYNPLVVEAQKRELGASLYLGWAASGLLLLGGGLLCCTCPSGGSRSSSHYMARYSVSAPHTASRGPSEYPTKNYV; encoded by the coding sequence ATGGCTTCCGCTGGTCTGCAAATCCTGGGGATCATCCTGACTCTGTTTGGCTGGGTGAATGCCCTGGTGTCCTGCACCCTGCCCCTGTGGAAGGTGACCGCCTTCATCGGCAACAGCATCGTGGTGGCCCAGGTGGTGTGGGAGGGGCTGTGGATGTCCTGCGTGGTGCAGAGCACGGGCCAGATGCAGTGCAAGGTGTACGACTCGTTGCTGGCGCTGCCGCAGGACCTGCAGGCTGCCCGGGCCCTCTGCGTCATCACTCTCCTCGTGGCCCTGCTTGGCCTGCTGGTCTACCTTGCTGGAGCCAAGTGCACCACCTGCGTGGAGGACAAGGACTCCAAGGCCCGCCTGGTGCTCACCTCTGGGATCATCTTTGTCATCTCGGGGGTCCTGACCCTGATCCCTGTGTGCTGGACCGCCCACACCATCATCCAGGACTTCTACAACCCTCTGGTGGTCGAGGCCCAAAAGCGGGAGCTGGGAGCTTCCCTCTACCTGGGCTGGGCGGCTTCCGGCCTTTTGTTGCTGGGTGGGGGGCTACTATGCTGCACCTGCCCCTCTGGGGGCTCCCGGAGCTCCAGCCATTATATGGCCCGATACTCAGTATCAGCCCCACATACCGCCTCTCGGGGTCCCTCCGAATACCCCACTAAGAATTACGTCTAA
- the HCFC1R1 gene encoding host cell factor C1 regulator 1 isoform X2, protein MILQQPLERGPQGRAQRDPRAASGASGGLDASSPLRGAVPMSTKRRLEEEQEPLRKQFLSEENMATHFSRLSLHNDHPYCSPPRAFPPALPPLRSPCSELLLWRYPGNLIPEALRLLRLGDTPTPHYPASPAGDMMEL, encoded by the exons ATGATCCTGCAGCAACCCCTGGAGCGAGGCCCCCAGGGTCGGGCCCAGCGCGACCCGCGGGCCGCCTCGGGGGCTTCTGGAGGCCTGGACGcgag CTCCCCTCTCCGAGGAGCTGTGCCCATGAGCACCAAGCGGCGCCTGGAGGAGGAGCA GGAGCCCCTGCGCAAGCAGTTCCTGTCCGAGGAGAACATGGCCACCCACTTCTCTCGACTCAGCCTGCACAATGACCACCCTTACTGCAGCCCCCCCAGGGCAttccccccagctctgcccccacTCAG aagcCCTTGCTCTGAGCTGCTTCTCTGGCGCTACCCTGGGAACCTGATCCCTGAGGCTCTCCGGCTGCTGAGGCTGGGGGACACTCCCACCCCCCACTACCCTGCATCCCCAGCTGGGGACATGATGGAGCTCTGA
- the TNFRSF12A gene encoding tumor necrosis factor receptor superfamily member 12A has product MAPCPLRPLLRLLVLGLGLALLRAAAGERVPGTTPCSRGTSWSADLDKCMDCASCRARPHSDFCLGCTAAPPAPFRLLWPILGGALGLALVLGLLSGFLVWRRCRRREKFTTPIEETGGESCPGVALIQ; this is encoded by the exons ATGGCTCCCTGCCCGCTACGCCCGCTGCTGCGGCTCCTCGTGCTGGGGCTCGGGCTGGCGCTGCTGCGCGCCGCCGCCGGGGAGCGAGTGCCAG gcaccACCCCCTGCTCTCGCGGCACCTCCTGGAGCGCGGACCTAGACAAGTGCATGGACTGTGCCTCGTGCCGGGCGAGACCGCACAGCGACTTCTGCCTGGGCT GCACTGCGGCCCCTCCAGCCCCCTTCAGGTTGCTGTGGCCCATCCTGGGGGGCGCCCTGGGCCTGGCCCTCGTGCTGGGGCTGCTTTCTGGCTTCCTGGTTTGGAGACGGTGCCGCAGGAGAGAGAAGTTTACCA CCCCCATCGAGGAGACCGGTGGGGAGAGCTGTCCTGGCGTGGCCCTGATCCAGTGA
- the BICDL2 gene encoding BICD family-like cargo adapter 2, whose amino-acid sequence MNSPEGPNFPARLLSGGASPSGDEGFFPFVLERRDSFLGGGPGPEEPEDLALQLQQKEKDLLLAAELGKMLLERNEELQRQLDTLSTQHTEREEQLQQENHELRRGLAARGAEWEARAVELERDVEALRAQLGEQRSEQQDSGRERARALNELGEQNLRLSQQLAQASQTEQELQRELDSLQGQCQAQALAGAELRTRLESLQGENQMLQSRRQDLEAQIRGLREELEKGRGKLQATHEELLLLRRERREHGLELERARSETEEALSALRRLQRRVSELEEESRLQDADLSGASLQLELAHSLDSDQYQNQNTDRSGGALTTLSPETQEASSQQRSPQEERLEPPRKGTSLSPEEILGEEEEEVFRLQIEMAMQQAELQSLREELQRQKELRVQDPEEALSSALSDRDEAMNKVLELSLELSRVSLERDSLSRELLRTIRQKVALTQELEAWQDDMQVVIGQQLRSQRQQELSAAASAPRPAPTRFSLRLSPGPAGGFFSTLFRRT is encoded by the exons ATGAACTCCCCAGAAGGGCCCAACTTTCCGGCCAGGCTGCTCTCAGGGGGTGCCTCCCCCAGCGGTGACGAGGGCTTCTTCCCCTTTGTGCTGGAGCGGCGGGACTCATTCCTGGGAGGGGGCCCAGGGCCTGAGGAGCCGGAGGACCTGGCCTTGCAGCTgcagcagaaggagaaagaccTGCTGTTGGCAGCGGAGCTCGGCAAGATGCTTCTGGAGCGCAATGAGGAGCTGCAGCGGCAGCTGGACACACTGAGCACCCAGCACACTGAGCGTGAAGAA cagctgcagcaggagaACCATGAACTGCGCCGGGGCCTGGCAGCCCGGGGAGCCGAGTGGGAGGCCAGGGCAGTGGAGCTGGAGAGGGACGTGGAGGCCCTTAGGGCCCAGCTCGGGGAGCAGCGTTCTGAGCAGCAGGACAGTGGCCGGGAGCGGGCTCGGGCCCTCAATGAACTTGGAGAACAGAACCTCCGGCTCAGCCAGCAGCTGGCCCAG GCCTCACAGACTGAGCAGGAGCTTCAGCGGGAACTGGACAGCCTTCAAGGGCAGTGCCAGGCTCAGGCCCTGGCTGGGGCAGAGCTGAGGACGCGGCTGGAGAGTCTGCAGGGGGAG AATCAGATGCTCCAGAGTCGCCGGCAGGACCTGGAGGCCCAGATTCGAGGTCTGCGTGAGGAGCTGGAGAAGGGACGGGGCAAGCTGCAGGCCACCCacgaggagctgctgctgctgcggcgggAGAGGCGGGAGCACGGTCTAGAG CTGGAACGCGCACGCTCCGAGACTGAGGAGGCGCTGAGCGCTCTGCGGAGGCTGCAGCGGCGCGTCTCGGAGCTGGAGGAGGAATCGCGCCTCCAGGACGCCGACCTCTCGGGAGCCTCGCTGCAGTTAGAGCTCGCCCACAGCCTAGACAGCGACCAGTACCAAAACCAGAACACGGACAGAAGCGGAGGTGCTCTG ACCACTCTATCCCCGGAGACCCAAGAAGCATCCAGCCAGCAGCGTTCGCCCCAAGAGGAGAGGTTGGAGCCTCCCAGGAAGGGAACATCCCTGAGCCCAGAGGAGATattgggagaagaggaggaggaagtgttCCGGTTACAGATTGAG ATGGCGATGCAGCAGGCAGAGCTACAGTCCCTGCGGGAGGAACTGCAAAGGCAGAAGGAACTGCGGGTGCAGGACCCCGAGGAGGCCTTAAGCAGCGCCCTCTCGGACCGAGACGAGGCCATGAACAA GGTCCTGGAACTGTCCCTGGAGCTCAGCCGCGTTTCTCTGGAGCGGGACTCCCTCTCCCGGGAGCTGCTTCGCACCATCCGCCAGAAGGTGGCGCTGACGCAAGAGCTGGAGGCCTGGCAG GACGACATGCAGGTGGTCATCGGCCAGCAGCTGCGCTCGCAACGCCAGCAAGAGCTGAGTGCGGCCGCCtccgccccgcgccccgccccaACGCGCTTCTCCCTGCGCCTGAGCCCCGGGCCTGCCGGCGGCTTCTTCAGCACCCTCTTCCGAAGGACCTGA
- the HCFC1R1 gene encoding host cell factor C1 regulator 1 isoform X3, with protein sequence MILQQPLERGPQGRAQRDPRAASGASGGLDAREPLRKQFLSEENMATHFSRLSLHNDHPYCSPPRAFPPALPPLRSPCSELLLWRYPGNLIPEALRLLRLGDTPTPHYPASPAGDMMEL encoded by the exons ATGATCCTGCAGCAACCCCTGGAGCGAGGCCCCCAGGGTCGGGCCCAGCGCGACCCGCGGGCCGCCTCGGGGGCTTCTGGAGGCCTGGACGcgag GGAGCCCCTGCGCAAGCAGTTCCTGTCCGAGGAGAACATGGCCACCCACTTCTCTCGACTCAGCCTGCACAATGACCACCCTTACTGCAGCCCCCCCAGGGCAttccccccagctctgcccccacTCAG aagcCCTTGCTCTGAGCTGCTTCTCTGGCGCTACCCTGGGAACCTGATCCCTGAGGCTCTCCGGCTGCTGAGGCTGGGGGACACTCCCACCCCCCACTACCCTGCATCCCCAGCTGGGGACATGATGGAGCTCTGA
- the THOC6 gene encoding THO complex subunit 6 homolog isoform X2, with product MEVFQALQRLHMTIFSQSVSPCGKFLAAGNNYGQIAIFSLSAALSSEAKEESKKPMVTFQAHDGPVYSMVSTDRHLLSAGDGEVKAWLWAEILKKGCKELWRRQPPYRTSLEVPEINALLLVPKENLLILAGGDCQLHAMDLETGTFMWALPGHTDYIHCLALRERSPEVLSGGEDGAVRLWDLRTAKEVQTIEVYKHEECSRPHNGRWIGCLATDSDWMVCGGGPALTLWHLRSSTPTTVFPMRAPQKHVTFYQDLILSAGQGRCVNQWQLSGELKAQVPGSSPGLLSLSLNQQPAAPECKVLTAAGNSCRVDVFTNLGYRAFSLSF from the exons ATGGAAGTGTTTCAGGCCTTGCAGCGGCTGCACATGACCATATTCTCCCAGAGCGTCTCACCTTGTGGGAAGTTCCTGGCAGCTGGCAACAATTATGGACAGATAGCTATCTTTAG CTTGTCTGCTGCTTTGAGCTCCGAGGCCAAAGAGGAAAGTAAGAAGCCTATGGTGACCTTCCAAG CTCATGACGGGCCAGTCTACAGCATGGTCTCCACCGATCGACATCTGCTGAgtgctggggatggggaggtgaAGGCCTGGCTTTGGGCGGAGATCCTTAAGAAG GGCTGTAAGGAGCTGTGGCGTCGTCAGCCCCCATACAG GACCAGCCTGGAAGTACCTGAGATCAATGCTCTGCTTCTTGTGCCCAAG GAGAATTTGCTCATCCTGGCGGGGGGCGACTGCCAGCTGCATGCGATGGACCTTGAGACAGGGACCTTCATG TGGGCCCTCCCGGGCCACACGGACTACATCCACTGCTTGGCACTGCGGGAGCGGAGCCCCGAGGTGCTGTCGGGCGGCGAGGATGGGGCCGTGCGGCTTTGGG ACCTGCGCACAGCCAAGGAGGTCCAGACAATCGAGGTCTACAAGCACGAG GAGTGCTCGAGGCCCCACAATGGGCGCTGGATTGGATGTTTGGCAACTGACTCGGACTGGATG GTCTGCGGAGGAGGCCCAGCACTCACCCTCTGGCACCTCCGATCCTCCACACCCACCACCGTCTTCCCCATGCGGGCGCCACAGAAGCACGTCACCTTCTACCAGGACCTG ATTCTATCAGCTGGACAGGGCCGCTGTGTCAACCAGTGGCAGCTGAGTGGGGAGCTCAAGGCCCAAGTGCCTGGCTCCTCCCCGGGACTGCTAAGCCTCAGCCTCAACCAGCAACCAGCAGCCCCTGAGTGCAAG GTCCTGACAGCTGCGGGCAACAGCTGCAGAGTGGACGTCTTCACTAATCTGGGCTACCGAgctttctctctgtccttctgA